The following are from one region of the Thermofilum sp. genome:
- a CDS encoding metal-dependent hydrolase, with translation MGYVRYLGHAAFEIFLSGKRVLVDPWLTNPLSPVKPGELTGVDIIVVTHDHGDHVGEAAEILKRNPGCRLVAVYETAERIGREARSGQAIGANIGGTVKLGEVEVVLVPAVHSSSTGSPAGAVIVGREGAVYHAGDTGLTMDMKLVGELYSPRVALLPIGGHFTMGPREAAKAVELIQPEIAVPMHYGTFPVLWGKPEEFKRLVEERGLRTRVVVLKPGEKLEL, from the coding sequence ATGGGCTACGTGCGGTACCTGGGCCACGCGGCGTTTGAGATCTTCTTGAGCGGCAAGAGAGTTCTCGTCGACCCCTGGCTCACGAACCCTCTCTCGCCCGTTAAGCCCGGAGAGCTCACGGGCGTGGATATCATCGTGGTGACGCACGACCACGGGGACCACGTCGGCGAAGCAGCTGAAATCCTGAAGAGGAATCCCGGCTGCAGGCTCGTCGCGGTTTACGAGACCGCGGAGAGGATCGGCAGGGAGGCGCGCAGCGGGCAAGCGATTGGCGCGAACATCGGCGGAACCGTGAAGCTCGGCGAGGTCGAGGTCGTGCTGGTGCCCGCGGTGCACAGCTCCTCCACCGGCTCCCCGGCGGGGGCGGTGATCGTCGGGCGCGAGGGAGCGGTCTACCACGCCGGCGACACGGGACTCACGATGGATATGAAGCTCGTCGGCGAGCTCTACTCGCCGCGCGTAGCTCTGCTACCTATCGGCGGCCACTTCACCATGGGGCCTAGAGAGGCTGCGAAAGCGGTGGAGCTCATCCAGCCTGAGATCGCGGTGCCGATGCACTACGGGACTTTCCCCGTGCTCTGGGGCAAGCCTGAGGAGTTCAAGAGGCTCGTCGAGGAGAGGGGCTTGAGGACCCGCGTGGTTGTGCTCAAGCCGGGGGAGAAGCTCGAGCTCTAA